A genomic segment from Sulfitobacter mediterraneus encodes:
- a CDS encoding UvrD-helicase domain-containing protein: MIEWIIGTAVLGGLLFGGKGQSKDPGPKLARASLKLIEPTLSITKDSEYSAWRAKWEGEVDPDKWVPKGAAESIIRRFPPFKNGSEEAEPTSQHPRFQKALLKEFNAANAALIKKQKDRLSNFFSSVERNPLTDEQMDCCICMDNALQIVAAAGSGKTSTIVARVGYALKEGLVPPEEILILAFNRSVKDELEVRIKERLGDFPNVKRINVKTFNAFGLEVIGKSTGRKPRLADWVEPGKDVQAISEIVEDLRQRDPCFRLDWDLFRTVYGRGIDEWDNLKQPQTDVIGKGSIPTADGKLVKSQEERMICDFLFYHGVPYEYERAYEHDTATAEHSQYHPDFYYPRLHLYHEHFALDADGKAPAHFSGDYVSGVLWKRELHDEKGTQLFETTSHGLRNGNDLDRLKSELEKHGEVLEFDENRKSTGQEPIPTKQLASTIRAFQQHVKSNGLSPRDLHQKIAGHERGHRDRLTRFVKLYERVAEEWQQRLADENCIDFDDMLLDAIKHLKEGTYQSPFNMVLADEFQDVSQAKLRLLKALIESAGTSASLCVVGDDWQGINRFAGADISVMTGFARTFPNATQLTLSKTFRCPQVLCEASSDFIQKNPIQIKKSVETTNTYERAGLHTFAAETMSGALERIEKDLRQLHGAAKNGQLDVPDGNKITIMLLGRYHKDKPASFNSWKRAYGDQLELSYSTAHAAKGLEADYVMLLNVTEGLMGFPSQIVDDPALQLAMPEPDDFPLAEERRLFYVALTRSRRQTRIYTLQDKPSRFVVELAKDGHTEIKGEKATLKVCPKCGAGTLSQKNGRFGPFEACSAHPECDYTKRLLSVGGGSASAAKSIRLKDPIAEGAKCPTCNQGTMVLRLGQNDEPFLGCSSFPRCRTTAQITKRQNGNGKRGTRH, encoded by the coding sequence TTGATTGAGTGGATTATTGGAACGGCCGTACTCGGCGGCTTGCTATTTGGTGGCAAAGGGCAATCGAAAGACCCCGGCCCCAAATTGGCGCGCGCTAGCTTAAAGCTAATTGAGCCAACGCTTTCAATAACCAAAGACTCTGAATACTCCGCTTGGCGAGCAAAGTGGGAAGGCGAAGTTGACCCAGATAAGTGGGTACCTAAAGGTGCGGCCGAGAGCATTATCCGACGCTTTCCACCATTTAAGAACGGGAGCGAAGAAGCTGAACCCACTTCGCAGCATCCACGTTTTCAGAAGGCGCTTTTGAAAGAGTTCAATGCGGCCAACGCCGCCTTAATCAAAAAACAGAAAGACCGATTGAGCAATTTTTTTTCGTCAGTTGAGCGGAACCCTCTTACCGATGAGCAAATGGATTGCTGCATCTGCATGGACAATGCGCTCCAAATCGTTGCTGCGGCAGGATCCGGGAAAACATCAACGATCGTTGCGCGTGTTGGGTACGCGCTAAAAGAAGGCCTAGTCCCACCTGAGGAGATTTTGATTCTTGCGTTCAACCGATCTGTAAAGGACGAACTGGAAGTTCGTATCAAAGAACGCCTTGGTGATTTTCCCAATGTTAAACGCATTAATGTAAAGACATTCAATGCTTTCGGCCTGGAGGTAATCGGAAAGAGCACCGGGCGAAAGCCAAGGTTGGCTGACTGGGTTGAACCAGGCAAAGACGTTCAAGCCATCTCAGAAATTGTAGAAGATCTTCGCCAACGCGATCCCTGCTTCCGGCTTGACTGGGATTTGTTCAGAACAGTCTACGGTCGCGGCATTGATGAGTGGGACAACCTCAAACAACCGCAAACCGACGTCATAGGTAAAGGCAGCATTCCAACGGCAGACGGGAAACTGGTTAAGAGCCAAGAAGAGCGCATGATCTGCGATTTTCTCTTCTACCACGGCGTGCCATATGAGTACGAACGAGCATACGAACACGACACTGCCACAGCAGAGCACTCCCAATACCATCCTGACTTTTATTACCCCCGCTTGCACCTTTACCACGAGCATTTTGCGCTAGACGCGGATGGCAAGGCACCGGCCCATTTTTCCGGCGATTATGTTTCGGGTGTCCTCTGGAAAAGGGAGCTACACGACGAAAAAGGAACCCAGCTATTCGAAACCACCTCGCATGGCTTGCGAAACGGTAATGACCTAGATCGGCTGAAATCCGAACTGGAGAAACACGGCGAAGTTCTGGAGTTCGACGAAAACCGCAAATCCACCGGCCAAGAGCCAATTCCAACCAAGCAACTAGCTTCGACGATCCGTGCGTTCCAGCAGCATGTCAAAAGCAATGGACTGAGCCCGAGGGACTTGCACCAGAAGATTGCTGGTCATGAGCGTGGCCACCGCGACCGGCTAACGCGCTTCGTTAAACTATACGAAAGAGTCGCCGAGGAATGGCAGCAGCGTCTTGCTGACGAAAACTGCATCGATTTCGATGACATGTTGCTCGATGCAATCAAGCACCTGAAAGAAGGGACATATCAAAGCCCCTTCAACATGGTTCTTGCGGACGAGTTTCAGGATGTTTCTCAGGCTAAGTTGCGTTTACTCAAAGCCCTCATAGAAAGCGCAGGGACTTCCGCAAGCTTGTGCGTTGTTGGCGACGACTGGCAAGGGATCAATCGTTTCGCTGGTGCCGATATTTCCGTTATGACCGGTTTCGCCCGAACATTCCCGAACGCCACACAGCTCACACTAAGCAAAACGTTCCGATGCCCTCAGGTTTTGTGCGAAGCATCCAGCGACTTCATCCAGAAGAATCCGATCCAAATAAAAAAGTCCGTTGAAACCACCAACACTTATGAAAGAGCCGGGCTTCATACATTTGCAGCTGAGACGATGAGTGGCGCTCTTGAGCGCATCGAGAAAGATCTTAGGCAGCTGCATGGTGCCGCCAAAAATGGCCAGCTTGACGTTCCCGACGGCAACAAAATCACCATCATGCTCTTGGGCCGTTATCACAAGGATAAGCCCGCCAGCTTCAACAGTTGGAAGCGCGCCTATGGCGATCAACTTGAGCTCAGTTATTCTACTGCCCATGCCGCAAAAGGCCTCGAGGCTGACTATGTGATGCTTCTCAATGTCACCGAAGGCTTGATGGGGTTTCCAAGCCAAATAGTTGACGATCCCGCATTGCAGCTCGCGATGCCAGAGCCCGATGACTTCCCACTGGCTGAGGAGCGCCGCCTTTTCTATGTTGCCCTGACACGCTCCCGCCGGCAAACGCGTATCTATACATTGCAGGACAAGCCTTCGCGGTTTGTCGTTGAGCTCGCCAAAGACGGGCACACCGAGATCAAAGGCGAAAAGGCTACGTTGAAGGTCTGCCCAAAATGCGGGGCTGGCACACTCAGCCAAAAGAACGGAAGATTTGGACCGTTTGAAGCGTGCAGCGCGCATCCAGAATGTGATTATACCAAGCGACTACTTTCGGTTGGTGGAGGCAGCGCTTCTGCGGCGAAATCCATTCGACTAAAAGACCCCATAGCTGAAGGGGCGAAATGTCCAACATGCAATCAAGGCACCATGGTTCTCCGACTGGGGCAAAACGACGAACCTTTCCTTGGATGCTCTTCCTTCCCTCGTTGTCGAACAACAGCACAAATCACCAAACGACAAAACGGGAACGGAAAAAGGGGCACCAGGCATTAG
- a CDS encoding Arc family DNA-binding protein, translating into MPEQSSQNQDKFIVRLPGGLRDRIRLAAEANHRSMNAEVVALLEENYPAPVPENVTDPAARLLYWLAKRIRRRTPKPGSARERQAALYETIANEIVTRMVAIERGDAKNERG; encoded by the coding sequence ATGCCAGAACAAAGCTCTCAAAATCAGGATAAATTCATCGTGCGTCTGCCAGGCGGCCTGCGCGATCGAATACGCCTCGCGGCTGAGGCTAACCATCGCAGCATGAATGCTGAGGTCGTTGCCCTCCTCGAAGAAAACTATCCGGCTCCTGTACCGGAAAACGTCACCGATCCTGCTGCAAGGCTTCTTTATTGGCTTGCCAAAAGAATACGACGCAGAACGCCCAAACCGGGTTCAGCGAGGGAGCGCCAAGCGGCGCTCTACGAAACAATTGCCAACGAGATAGTAACGCGGATGGTTGCTATTGAACGCGGCGATGCGAAGAACGAGCGCGGCTAA
- a CDS encoding Arc family DNA-binding protein: MQLRLPQELKEWIKAESDRNGNSQNSEVIRAIRAAKDRRSTLGSVGNINMDQGDSVRF, from the coding sequence ATGCAGCTTCGGCTTCCACAAGAGCTCAAAGAGTGGATCAAGGCGGAGTCAGATCGCAATGGAAACTCCCAAAATTCAGAAGTGATCCGCGCCATTCGCGCGGCGAAAGACAGGCGGTCCACACTCGGATCAGTTGGAAATATCAATATGGATCAGGGTGATAGTGTGCGTTTTTAA
- a CDS encoding site-specific integrase, which produces MTRKSLPKYVYNDRGYLRFIRRSRGISVMMHEEAGTPEFWDHYNRLLKGKPAPAPVKRNFEALILSYYESDAYKKLKPRTRSDYRRYISHIREIWADKDPARIETHHIYELHRANADHWRQANYLVQVMVVLMNHARLIGFIKKEHGNPAKGIPLFKQQSDGWEPWPDDVRAEFEALASKRARLVYELCVGTGQRIGDVVKMKWEHFSDEGFDFTQGKTDKPLWIPLTDRLKAHLDGLARTDGTVVTDAKGRPVSYRIVAEEMRTNKKKMKHERASYYKTHGLRKNATIELYLAGCDDEMVKAVTGHSGVEMLKKYGGPIRQRELAKRAQEARNQMERSKTET; this is translated from the coding sequence ATGACTCGCAAGAGCTTGCCCAAATACGTCTACAATGACCGGGGATATCTCCGGTTCATCCGGCGTTCGCGCGGTATCTCGGTCATGATGCACGAGGAAGCGGGCACGCCGGAATTTTGGGATCATTACAATCGCCTGCTGAAAGGAAAACCAGCGCCTGCGCCGGTGAAACGCAATTTTGAGGCGTTGATCCTTAGCTACTACGAGAGCGACGCCTACAAGAAGCTGAAGCCCCGGACGAGATCCGACTATCGGCGATACATCAGCCACATTCGTGAGATCTGGGCCGACAAAGACCCGGCCAGGATCGAAACCCATCACATTTATGAATTGCACCGGGCCAATGCGGATCATTGGCGGCAAGCCAACTATCTTGTCCAAGTCATGGTCGTCCTGATGAATCACGCCCGATTGATTGGCTTCATCAAGAAAGAGCACGGCAATCCGGCAAAGGGCATCCCGCTTTTCAAGCAGCAGAGCGACGGCTGGGAGCCGTGGCCAGATGATGTTCGGGCCGAGTTCGAAGCGCTGGCTTCAAAGAGGGCGCGGCTGGTTTACGAGCTTTGCGTTGGAACAGGCCAGCGTATTGGTGATGTCGTGAAGATGAAATGGGAGCACTTCTCCGATGAAGGATTCGATTTCACGCAGGGCAAAACCGACAAGCCACTTTGGATCCCGCTCACCGACCGCCTGAAAGCCCATCTCGACGGGCTTGCACGAACGGACGGCACTGTTGTGACCGACGCCAAGGGTCGACCAGTGAGCTACCGGATCGTTGCTGAGGAAATGCGCACCAACAAAAAGAAGATGAAGCACGAGAGGGCGAGCTACTACAAAACGCACGGGCTCAGGAAAAATGCGACGATCGAGCTGTATCTGGCTGGATGTGATGACGAGATGGTCAAGGCGGTCACCGGCCATTCAGGCGTCGAGATGCTGAAAAAGTACGGTGGGCCGATCCGGCAAAGAGAGCTCGCTAAGCGCGCTCAAGAGGCAAGAAATCAAATGGAACGAAGCAAGACCGAAACGTGA
- a CDS encoding protein-L-isoaspartate O-methyltransferase family protein has protein sequence MSDFTARRTMMVDTQVRPSDVTKFPIIDAMLTVPREDFVPAARREAAYLGENLDLGQGRVLLEPRTLAKMLDALAIGNREMVLDLGCGMGYSAAVIAHMAEAVVAVEEDESMAAEAQEALTAAGADNVIMHVGPIAEGVAQHGPYDVIVVEGGVATLPDAILDQLKDGGRIACLFMEGQLGEVRIGYKRGDQVSWRMAFNAAAPVLPGFEKTAEFQL, from the coding sequence ATGAGTGATTTCACTGCCCGCCGCACAATGATGGTCGATACACAGGTCCGTCCATCCGATGTGACCAAATTTCCAATCATTGACGCCATGTTGACGGTACCGCGCGAGGACTTTGTGCCAGCGGCCCGGCGCGAGGCGGCTTACCTGGGCGAGAACCTGGATTTGGGGCAGGGGCGGGTTCTGTTGGAGCCGCGCACTTTGGCGAAAATGCTGGATGCCCTGGCGATCGGGAACAGGGAAATGGTGCTCGATCTGGGGTGCGGCATGGGATACTCGGCCGCCGTTATCGCCCACATGGCCGAGGCCGTTGTCGCCGTCGAGGAAGATGAATCCATGGCTGCCGAGGCGCAGGAAGCCCTGACCGCGGCAGGTGCGGACAATGTGATTATGCATGTCGGCCCGATTGCCGAAGGTGTGGCGCAGCATGGACCATATGATGTGATTGTGGTCGAAGGCGGCGTCGCCACACTGCCAGATGCGATTTTGGACCAACTCAAGGATGGTGGCCGCATTGCCTGTCTGTTTATGGAGGGGCAATTGGGCGAGGTTCGGATTGGCTACAAGCGCGGCGATCAGGTGAGCTGGCGCATGGCGTTCAACGCGGCAGCCCCTGTGTTGCCGGGGTTTGAAAAGACGGCTGAATTCCAGCTTTGA